A region of Patescibacteria group bacterium DNA encodes the following proteins:
- a CDS encoding response regulator, with protein sequence MPKTKKIKSAKAAEEDVEAKDAAKEEKTAEAEPEKEAAKTDEKTADETAEPEKAAVEAGEKNNSEASKGKKMNPGGKKILVIEDDSMLSSMYRMKLEDHGYQAFTASDGKTGLEIARKEKPDLILLDIMMPMVDGFSVLAEMRSDSSLKKVPVIIMTNLGTNEDVEKGKKLGATDYIVKADVTPSQIVEKIQKYL encoded by the coding sequence ATGCCAAAGACCAAAAAAATAAAAAGCGCGAAGGCGGCTGAAGAGGATGTAGAAGCAAAAGATGCCGCCAAAGAAGAAAAAACCGCGGAAGCGGAGCCTGAAAAAGAAGCGGCGAAGACCGATGAAAAAACAGCCGACGAGACGGCTGAACCGGAAAAAGCGGCGGTTGAAGCCGGAGAAAAAAATAATTCCGAAGCGTCCAAAGGAAAAAAAATGAATCCGGGCGGGAAGAAAATACTGGTGATTGAAGACGACTCGATGCTTTCTTCTATGTACCGCATGAAACTGGAAGATCATGGCTATCAGGCTTTTACGGCCAGCGACGGGAAAACCGGCTTGGAGATTGCCAGGAAAGAAAAACCGGATTTGATTTTACTGGATATAATGATGCCGATGGTGGACGGATTTTCGGTTTTGGCTGAAATGCGCTCTGATTCATCATTAAAAAAAGTTCCGGTTATTATTATGACTAATTTAGGGACCAACGAAGACGTTGAAAAAGGGAAAAAACTGGGAGCCACCGATTATATCGTTAAAGCCGACGTTACGCCGTCGCAGATTGTAGAGAAAATTCAAAAGTACCTTTAA